One part of the Mycobacterium marinum genome encodes these proteins:
- the car gene encoding carboxylic acid reductase yields the protein MDTRAQRIAHRIEQLYSTDAQFAAARPSTTVGIAISKSRLGLRQIIQTVMDGYAQRPALGQRATRVVTDPNTGRSSAQLLAEFETITYRELWNRTNALTNAFAAEALADRGQRVCVLGFASIDYATIDLALTLLGAVSVPLPTNAARAQLCHIVSETQPSLIASSTENLPDAISLVLSHRAPHRVVVFDYRPELDAHREALEAARARLAAIPVTVETLTAIIARGRTVRPAEAYCGTQSADAPALLIYTSGSTGAPKGVVYTRKRVADFWRTSKAEVEPTEQRTAPSITLNFMPMSHANGRQVLYGTLSNGGTAYFTARSDLSTLFDDLALVRPTQLGFPPRIWDMLLERFGREVDRRLRDGTAEGADPGALKARVAADLRQVLLGGRYALAMMGSAPISEQMKASVESLLDLDVMEGYGSTEAGTVIINNEVQRPQVIDYKLVDVAELGYFLTDRPYPRGELLVKTRTLFSGYYRDPEDGAQVFDPDGFYRTGDIMAQVGPDRLAYLDRRNNVLKLSQGEFVAVSRLEAIFANSPLVRQIFVYANGARAYPLAVVVPTEDAQSRHGRAELKAELHTSLHRVAMSAGLEPYEIPRDFIVETTPFTPQNGLLTAIHKLARPHLTQRYGARLELLYTELADSQTCRLHRLRQTGGRLPALETIRRAAGALLGTATTEPRPEAHFKDLGGDSVSAVTFSNLLHDIYGFDVPVGVILGPATDLRALASHVESRRGAGWSGPSFASVHAPRATSVHAGDLKLAKFLDTKTLAAATSLPAAEARARTVLLTGATGFLGRYLVLEWLRRLRAVGGKLICLVRAASDEQARVRLDTAFDSGDPRLLGHFRQLAVDRLEVIAGDKSEPGLGLDGRTWQRLADTVDLIVDPATLVNHVLSYRQLFAPNVAGTAELLRLALTTKRKPYAYVSTVSVANQIEPSAFTEDADIREISRTRTIDDSYANGYTTSKWASEVLLREAHDLCGLPVTVFRCDMILADTSYAGQLNLADTFTRLMLSVAATGIAPASFYRLGPDGKRQPAHFDGLPVEFIAEAVTTLGARRHDGFQVHHVANPHHDGVGLDEYVDWLVDAGCPIRRIPDYDEWLSRFETALHALPDRKRRHSLLPLLQNYREPAEPIRGGIAPAPRFRGAVRQAKIGRDNDIPHVGPAIIAKYASDLQLLGLA from the coding sequence GTGGATACCCGTGCACAGCGGATCGCCCATCGCATCGAGCAGCTTTACTCCACCGATGCGCAATTCGCCGCCGCCCGGCCCAGTACGACGGTCGGTATCGCAATCAGCAAGTCCAGGTTGGGATTACGACAGATCATCCAGACGGTGATGGACGGATACGCGCAACGTCCGGCACTTGGGCAGCGGGCGACGCGCGTTGTTACCGATCCGAATACCGGGCGTAGCTCGGCGCAGCTGTTGGCGGAGTTCGAGACCATCACCTACCGGGAGTTGTGGAACCGCACCAATGCATTGACCAACGCATTCGCCGCCGAGGCACTTGCGGATCGCGGTCAGCGGGTCTGTGTGCTGGGATTCGCGAGCATCGACTACGCCACCATCGACTTGGCGCTGACGTTGCTCGGCGCGGTATCGGTTCCGTTGCCGACGAATGCGGCCCGCGCCCAGCTGTGCCATATCGTCTCCGAGACCCAGCCCAGCCTGATCGCCTCGAGCACCGAAAACCTGCCCGATGCAATCTCTTTGGTGCTGTCGCACCGCGCACCACACCGGGTGGTGGTGTTCGACTACCGCCCCGAACTCGACGCACACCGCGAAGCCCTCGAAGCCGCTCGCGCGCGCCTGGCCGCCATCCCGGTGACCGTCGAAACGCTCACCGCCATCATCGCGCGCGGTCGAACGGTGCGGCCGGCCGAGGCCTATTGCGGCACCCAGTCCGCTGATGCACCGGCGCTTTTGATCTATACCTCCGGAAGCACCGGGGCACCCAAGGGCGTCGTATACACCCGGAAGCGGGTGGCGGACTTCTGGCGCACCTCGAAAGCCGAGGTCGAACCGACCGAACAACGAACCGCTCCTTCGATCACCCTCAACTTCATGCCGATGAGCCACGCGAACGGCCGCCAGGTGCTCTACGGAACGCTGTCCAACGGCGGCACCGCGTATTTCACGGCCCGCAGCGACCTCTCGACGCTCTTCGATGATCTCGCGTTGGTCCGGCCCACCCAATTGGGCTTTCCACCGCGCATTTGGGACATGCTGTTGGAGAGGTTTGGGCGCGAAGTCGACCGTCGGCTCCGGGACGGCACAGCCGAGGGCGCCGACCCGGGCGCGCTGAAGGCTCGCGTGGCGGCCGACCTACGCCAGGTGCTGCTCGGCGGACGGTATGCGCTGGCGATGATGGGCTCCGCGCCAATCTCCGAGCAGATGAAAGCATCCGTCGAATCCCTGCTCGATCTGGACGTCATGGAGGGCTATGGCTCCACGGAAGCCGGAACGGTCATCATCAACAACGAGGTTCAGCGTCCCCAGGTGATCGACTACAAGCTGGTCGACGTTGCGGAACTGGGCTATTTCCTTACCGACCGGCCATATCCGCGGGGCGAACTGCTGGTCAAAACGCGGACACTGTTTTCCGGCTACTACCGGGACCCCGAAGACGGCGCCCAGGTCTTCGACCCGGACGGCTTCTACCGGACCGGCGACATCATGGCCCAAGTCGGCCCCGATCGGCTCGCCTACCTCGACCGGCGCAACAACGTGCTGAAGCTGTCGCAGGGGGAGTTCGTCGCGGTCTCGCGACTAGAAGCAATATTTGCCAATAGCCCGTTGGTCCGGCAGATCTTCGTCTATGCCAACGGTGCTCGCGCCTACCCACTGGCGGTAGTCGTGCCCACCGAGGACGCACAGTCGCGCCACGGTCGCGCCGAACTCAAGGCCGAGCTCCATACATCGCTGCACCGCGTTGCCATGTCGGCCGGTCTGGAACCCTACGAGATCCCACGCGACTTCATTGTCGAGACAACCCCCTTCACGCCGCAGAACGGCCTGCTCACCGCAATCCACAAGCTGGCCCGGCCGCACCTCACGCAGCGCTATGGCGCACGTCTGGAGCTGCTGTACACCGAGCTGGCCGACAGCCAGACCTGCCGGCTGCACCGATTGCGCCAAACCGGTGGGCGGCTGCCGGCGCTCGAGACCATCAGGCGTGCCGCCGGGGCACTGTTGGGCACGGCAACCACCGAGCCGCGGCCCGAGGCCCACTTCAAAGATCTGGGCGGGGATTCGGTATCGGCGGTGACGTTCTCCAACCTGCTACACGACATCTACGGTTTCGATGTTCCGGTCGGTGTGATCCTCGGCCCGGCAACCGATTTGCGAGCGCTGGCCAGCCACGTCGAGAGCCGGCGCGGTGCCGGATGGTCGGGGCCCAGCTTCGCGTCGGTGCACGCGCCGCGGGCGACCTCGGTGCACGCCGGCGACCTGAAACTGGCCAAGTTCCTGGACACCAAGACGCTCGCAGCTGCCACGAGCCTGCCCGCTGCCGAGGCCCGGGCACGGACGGTGCTACTCACCGGCGCAACCGGATTCCTGGGACGCTACCTGGTGCTGGAATGGCTGCGCCGGTTGCGGGCCGTCGGCGGCAAGCTGATCTGTCTGGTGCGCGCCGCGTCCGACGAACAAGCCCGGGTTCGGCTGGATACGGCCTTCGATAGCGGCGATCCGCGGCTGCTCGGGCACTTTCGGCAGCTCGCTGTCGACCGCCTGGAGGTCATCGCCGGCGATAAGAGCGAACCAGGTCTCGGTCTGGACGGCCGAACCTGGCAGCGACTGGCCGACACGGTCGACCTGATCGTCGACCCCGCCACGCTGGTCAACCACGTGCTGTCGTACCGGCAGCTGTTCGCTCCCAACGTGGCGGGCACCGCCGAGTTGCTCCGCCTCGCACTCACCACCAAACGCAAGCCCTATGCCTACGTCTCGACCGTCAGCGTGGCCAACCAGATCGAACCGTCCGCATTCACCGAAGACGCCGACATCCGGGAGATCAGCCGCACCCGAACCATCGATGACAGCTATGCCAACGGCTACACCACCAGCAAGTGGGCCAGCGAGGTGCTGTTACGTGAGGCTCACGATCTGTGCGGACTGCCGGTCACGGTCTTTCGCTGCGACATGATCCTGGCGGACACCAGCTACGCCGGCCAGCTCAACCTCGCCGATACCTTCACCCGGCTGATGCTCAGTGTGGCGGCCACCGGGATCGCGCCCGCCTCGTTCTACCGGCTGGGCCCCGACGGCAAACGCCAGCCCGCCCACTTCGACGGATTGCCCGTCGAATTCATCGCCGAGGCGGTGACCACCCTGGGGGCGCGGCGCCACGACGGGTTCCAGGTCCACCATGTGGCGAATCCGCACCACGACGGCGTTGGGTTGGACGAGTACGTCGACTGGCTAGTCGATGCCGGTTGCCCCATCCGGCGCATTCCGGACTATGACGAGTGGCTGAGTCGATTCGAGACGGCGCTGCACGCGCTGCCGGATCGCAAGCGTCGTCATTCACTGCTTCCGCTGCTGCAGAACTATCGAGAACCCGCCGAGCCGATCCGGGGCGGCATCGCGCCCGCACCACGGTTTCGCGGTGCGGTACGGCAGGCGAAAATCGGCCGCGACAACGACATTCCCCATGTCGGCCCGGCGATCATCGCCAAGTACGCCAGCGACCTGCAGCTTCTCGGCCTGGCTTGA
- a CDS encoding thioredoxin family protein: MAIESTMLALGTPAPHFSLPNPATGATVSLEELTGPALVVTFICNHCPYVQHVAAGLAQLGRDLADQGVPMVGISSNDAVTYPQDGPDQMAAEARRHGWTFPYLYDESQDVARAFSAACTPDTFVFDGERRLVYRGQLDDSRPRNDLPVTAADIRAAVDAVLAGRAVQPDQRPSIGCGIKWR, translated from the coding sequence ATGGCTATCGAATCCACCATGCTTGCCCTGGGCACCCCCGCACCGCACTTCTCACTGCCCAACCCGGCCACCGGAGCCACGGTCAGTCTCGAGGAGCTGACCGGTCCTGCGCTTGTCGTCACCTTCATCTGCAACCACTGCCCCTATGTCCAGCACGTCGCCGCCGGGCTCGCGCAGCTCGGTCGTGATCTGGCGGATCAGGGTGTGCCGATGGTCGGCATCTCCAGCAACGACGCGGTCACCTACCCCCAGGACGGGCCGGACCAGATGGCCGCCGAGGCTCGCCGGCACGGGTGGACGTTTCCCTACCTCTACGACGAAAGCCAGGACGTCGCCCGCGCCTTCTCCGCGGCATGCACACCCGACACCTTCGTGTTCGATGGCGAGCGCCGACTCGTCTACCGTGGCCAACTCGATGACTCACGCCCACGCAACGACCTGCCGGTGACGGCCGCCGACATCCGGGCCGCCGTCGATGCGGTCTTGGCGGGGCGTGCGGTGCAGCCCGATCAGCGGCCGTCGATCGGCTGCGGCATCAAGTGGCGCTGA
- a CDS encoding nitroreductase family protein codes for MPLEDAMRTQRSIRRLKSDPVDDSLVLHLLELAMKAPTGSNAQNWEFIVVKDREVVAKLGRLNRRAMQLFGPIYRRSIARRGDEKMLRLQKAVQWQADHFEEIPVVVVACLRGVIAPWPRISTSSAYGSIYPAVQNLLLAARAAGLGAGLITVPLWSTVLARRALGLPWNVTPCAVVPLGWPIGKYGPTTRRPVAEIVSLDRYGNRAFR; via the coding sequence ATGCCGCTGGAAGACGCGATGCGCACACAACGGTCGATTCGACGGCTCAAGAGTGACCCAGTAGACGACTCGCTGGTACTGCATCTGCTGGAGCTGGCCATGAAGGCGCCGACCGGTTCCAACGCGCAGAACTGGGAGTTCATCGTCGTCAAGGACCGCGAGGTGGTCGCCAAACTGGGCCGCCTCAATCGCCGCGCCATGCAACTGTTCGGCCCGATCTACCGGCGTTCCATCGCGCGCCGAGGCGACGAGAAGATGCTGCGGCTGCAGAAGGCCGTGCAATGGCAGGCGGACCACTTCGAAGAAATCCCGGTTGTCGTGGTGGCATGCCTCAGGGGCGTCATCGCGCCCTGGCCGCGGATATCGACCAGCAGCGCCTACGGTTCCATCTATCCCGCCGTGCAGAACCTCTTGCTGGCCGCGCGTGCGGCGGGACTGGGCGCGGGGCTGATCACCGTGCCGCTGTGGAGCACGGTGCTGGCGCGGCGTGCGTTGGGCCTTCCGTGGAACGTGACGCCATGCGCGGTGGTGCCGCTTGGATGGCCGATCGGTAAGTACGGGCCCACCACACGCCGGCCCGTCGCAGAGATCGTTTCGCTGGACAGATACGGGAATCGAGCGTTCCGGTAG
- a CDS encoding MarR family winged helix-turn-helix transcriptional regulator, whose protein sequence is MSGTRKVPQLPQPIETTRQETLKWVAASAPGLAVDDAELGTSLFAGSVRLVRTVDSHLQRYGLSSGRFAVLITLGAAPEGRHTPSAIAERIAVRRPTVTGIVNGLESAGLVRRSADPTSRRNQLVELTERGRRLVAEIAPDHFGRLAAAMGEFTPAERDTLRAAMGLLDRFGEVLLDERDA, encoded by the coding sequence ATGTCCGGGACGCGCAAGGTTCCTCAGCTGCCGCAGCCGATCGAGACCACCAGGCAAGAGACGCTGAAATGGGTCGCCGCGTCCGCACCCGGACTCGCCGTCGACGACGCGGAACTGGGCACCTCGTTGTTTGCCGGTTCGGTTCGGCTGGTGCGGACCGTCGACAGCCACCTGCAGCGGTACGGCCTGTCGTCCGGCCGGTTCGCGGTGCTCATCACATTGGGCGCGGCGCCAGAGGGCCGCCATACGCCCTCGGCGATCGCCGAACGCATCGCCGTACGACGACCCACCGTGACCGGGATCGTGAACGGATTGGAAAGCGCCGGACTGGTGCGCAGGAGCGCCGATCCGACAAGCCGGCGCAATCAGCTGGTGGAACTGACCGAGCGGGGGCGCCGGCTCGTCGCAGAAATCGCGCCCGACCATTTTGGGCGGTTAGCCGCGGCGATGGGGGAGTTCACGCCGGCCGAACGGGACACTCTGCGCGCCGCGATGGGCCTGCTGGACCGATTCGGTGAAGTCCTGCTCGACGAAAGGGATGCATGA
- a CDS encoding DUF3179 domain-containing protein: protein MMLALLYVLALVALVVSTGAFYLTLIPAFPAPWVYYHYRVRKPAVWTLFAVGVLVVGWAALRQGTFPLAALWPLLLLALATVFTYRLHQEVVFPAVDFPPMAPDALRLPLHDDMQLALIEYQGVSKAYPLDYVIHHHIVNDRFGEATVSLTYCAMCRSIIPFDVTDIGPLFVGSFKNANMIVADRRTKTFFQQGTFSSIVGPLHPHTLNMISFQILSWADVKQLEPLPQVVDVTEKDLRPFELPIHGVWRRILASQATPGLRREDRDQSMPARTRVVGVLESAGRPSPVYVKDKLLEHGVVKDPETGCYLVAVHGAVNGFRARVDGHDVALSLGADLLLHDKTSATTWDLTGHRVRGRLNANLTPIAVSDEYWFSWKYFHPDTQVIDV, encoded by the coding sequence ATGATGCTCGCGCTGCTCTACGTTCTGGCCCTGGTCGCACTCGTCGTCAGCACCGGCGCGTTCTATCTGACGCTCATCCCGGCTTTTCCCGCCCCCTGGGTCTACTACCACTACCGGGTGCGTAAGCCTGCGGTGTGGACTTTGTTCGCCGTGGGCGTTCTCGTCGTCGGGTGGGCGGCCCTTCGGCAGGGGACGTTTCCACTCGCCGCGCTGTGGCCTCTGCTGCTATTGGCGCTGGCAACGGTGTTCACCTACCGCCTGCACCAGGAAGTGGTGTTCCCCGCGGTGGACTTCCCGCCGATGGCACCGGATGCGCTGCGGCTGCCCCTGCACGACGACATGCAACTGGCCCTGATCGAGTACCAGGGAGTCAGCAAGGCTTACCCGCTCGACTATGTGATCCACCACCACATCGTCAACGACCGCTTCGGCGAGGCCACCGTTTCGCTGACGTACTGCGCCATGTGTCGCAGCATCATTCCGTTCGACGTCACCGACATCGGACCGCTGTTCGTCGGCTCCTTCAAGAACGCCAACATGATCGTCGCGGACCGGCGCACCAAGACGTTCTTCCAACAGGGCACCTTCAGCTCGATCGTCGGCCCGCTGCATCCGCACACGCTGAACATGATTTCGTTTCAGATCCTTTCCTGGGCCGATGTGAAACAGCTCGAGCCGCTCCCACAGGTTGTCGACGTCACCGAGAAGGATCTGCGGCCGTTCGAGCTGCCCATCCACGGAGTGTGGCGGCGGATCCTCGCCAGCCAGGCCACACCGGGATTGCGGCGCGAGGACCGCGATCAGTCGATGCCAGCCCGCACCCGGGTCGTCGGCGTTCTGGAGTCCGCAGGCCGCCCGAGCCCGGTCTATGTCAAGGACAAGCTGCTCGAGCATGGCGTGGTGAAGGACCCGGAGACGGGCTGCTACCTAGTCGCGGTGCACGGTGCCGTCAACGGTTTCCGGGCCCGCGTCGATGGACACGACGTCGCTCTGAGCCTCGGTGCGGACCTGCTGCTGCACGACAAGACCAGCGCAACAACCTGGGACCTCACCGGACACCGTGTTCGCGGTCGGCTCAATGCGAACCTCACGCCCATCGCGGTCTCCGACGAGTACTGGTTTTCCTGGAAGTACTTTCACCCCGATACCCAGGTGATCGACGTCTGA
- a CDS encoding serine/threonine-protein kinase, with protein sequence MPLNEGDIFAGYVIQRLLGTGGMGEVYLAQHPRLPRLDALKILSLDATDDDEFRARFTREAELAATLWHPHIVGVHDRGEFDGRLWISMDYVDGTDARHLVEQRYRSGMPLEDVIEIVTAVAEALDFAHERRLLHRDVKPANILVTEPSESARRRVLLTDFGIAREIDDKHRLTEAQMAIGTVAYAAPEQLTGKPLDGRADQYALAATAFHLLAGVPPFDHSNRAVVVGQHLNMPPPRISKRHPKLAHLDAAFAKALAKDPDDRYPRCIDFAKALAAGPGSIAEHQARRGATSTEPFDVNAEMSAEALEPARPSGTAPSAHAQPYPSEAGVSTASLGAADQPVAGKARHTKRLERMTVDGTAVSVQKRPAGPEQDEEVWLFCVQRYESTGEPHTVIPVELRGTSITGQLANGDAVGVSGIWDGSTLFADAVVNYTAANRGRRRSSALKVEGGLKEGEASAPARPPGSKSRKGRAFAIVAALLAIAAIAVAAVLTHGFGLWSTSEPGPVVKAQQATVFSPGGTPDHPGQAGLAIDGDPNSAWPTDTYVDATPFPAFKQGVGLILRLAKPTALSEVTIDVPSTGTEVQIRAAGSATPASLSDTTALTPNVALHPGHNRIRVDSTTKTANVLVWISKLGTTKGESRTAISDITLRAR encoded by the coding sequence ATGCCGCTGAACGAAGGTGACATTTTCGCCGGATACGTCATTCAGCGGCTGCTCGGCACCGGCGGCATGGGTGAGGTCTACCTCGCCCAGCATCCCCGTCTGCCCCGTCTGGACGCCCTCAAGATCCTGTCCCTCGACGCCACCGACGACGACGAGTTCCGCGCCAGATTCACCCGTGAAGCCGAGCTCGCGGCCACACTGTGGCATCCGCACATCGTCGGCGTGCATGACCGCGGCGAGTTCGACGGCCGGCTGTGGATCTCGATGGACTACGTGGACGGTACTGACGCCCGCCACCTGGTGGAACAGCGCTACCGGTCCGGAATGCCGCTGGAAGACGTCATCGAGATCGTGACCGCGGTGGCCGAAGCGCTGGACTTTGCGCATGAGCGTCGCCTGCTGCACCGAGACGTCAAACCGGCGAATATCCTGGTCACAGAGCCATCCGAGAGCGCCCGGCGCCGGGTACTGCTGACCGATTTCGGTATCGCCCGCGAAATCGATGACAAGCACCGTCTGACCGAGGCCCAAATGGCCATCGGCACCGTGGCCTACGCAGCACCCGAACAGCTCACCGGTAAGCCGCTTGACGGTCGCGCCGACCAATACGCGCTGGCGGCGACGGCCTTCCACCTGCTGGCCGGTGTGCCACCCTTCGATCACTCGAATCGCGCCGTGGTGGTCGGCCAACACCTCAACATGCCTCCGCCCCGGATCTCCAAGCGCCACCCCAAACTCGCGCACCTTGATGCCGCGTTCGCCAAGGCGCTGGCCAAGGATCCCGATGATCGGTATCCCCGGTGCATCGATTTCGCCAAGGCTCTTGCCGCGGGGCCCGGCAGCATCGCCGAGCACCAGGCCCGCCGCGGCGCCACATCCACCGAGCCGTTCGACGTCAACGCGGAGATGTCGGCCGAAGCGTTAGAACCCGCACGTCCGTCCGGCACGGCCCCGTCGGCGCATGCTCAGCCATACCCGTCAGAGGCAGGCGTGTCCACCGCTTCACTCGGTGCTGCCGACCAGCCCGTTGCCGGCAAGGCGCGTCACACCAAGCGGCTGGAGCGCATGACGGTGGACGGCACCGCCGTCTCGGTCCAGAAGCGACCGGCCGGACCCGAGCAGGATGAAGAAGTCTGGTTGTTCTGCGTGCAGCGCTACGAGTCGACCGGCGAACCACACACCGTCATTCCGGTCGAATTGCGCGGCACGTCAATCACCGGGCAACTCGCCAACGGCGACGCGGTCGGGGTCAGCGGAATCTGGGATGGCAGCACCCTGTTCGCCGATGCGGTCGTCAACTACACCGCCGCAAATCGGGGCCGACGGCGATCGTCGGCATTGAAGGTCGAGGGGGGCCTGAAAGAGGGCGAGGCCAGCGCACCGGCCAGACCCCCCGGTTCGAAGTCACGCAAAGGCCGGGCCTTCGCAATCGTCGCGGCGCTGCTGGCGATCGCGGCGATTGCGGTGGCCGCTGTCTTGACCCACGGGTTCGGGTTGTGGTCGACCAGCGAACCGGGTCCGGTGGTGAAAGCGCAGCAGGCCACCGTGTTCTCTCCGGGTGGTACACCCGATCATCCCGGGCAGGCCGGCCTCGCCATCGACGGCGACCCGAACTCGGCGTGGCCAACCGACACCTATGTCGATGCGACCCCGTTCCCCGCCTTCAAGCAGGGGGTGGGTCTGATACTGCGGCTTGCCAAGCCGACCGCGCTGAGCGAGGTGACCATCGACGTGCCCAGCACCGGGACCGAAGTGCAGATCCGTGCGGCCGGCAGCGCGACTCCGGCCAGCCTGTCCGACACCACTGCGCTGACGCCCAACGTGGCACTTCATCCGGGGCACAACCGCATCCGGGTGGACAGCACGACGAAAACGGCCAATGTGCTGGTGTGGATCAGCAAGCTGGGCACAACCAAGGGGGAGAGCCGTACCGCGATCTCCGACATCACGCTGCGCGCACGCTAA